Proteins from a single region of Megalopta genalis isolate 19385.01 chromosome 3, iyMegGena1_principal, whole genome shotgun sequence:
- the LOC117227262 gene encoding uncharacterized protein LOC117227262 yields MSSTMAHETTISDLTELDSDGSSCGERGDARKRLRVDVDSTGPKKRRKQTTPVRFSSTQTAGLHEESNEDEEEDEDSEGKLSTQSPIPSRSSTRGDENLNNEFRCQYCSQFLDSKAALHAHIDNEHGAAVRLAGPNRTGSPSNVVKAEPPQQPDQSENPVNLLSVKSFATNWLGATGQHVQSQMQAQNEELWPSPVNQLSALPNHLQALQAGFPGALTQYLPLPAFPLTDSSHIVRPPMGQAPMRIFNPDAYCDLCNKEFCNKYFLKTHKANKHGIYVDSPGPSTADNNLAGSLYPASFPNSMVKLEPPVTPPTPSVACDLCQKRFKNEDSVRKHKQKMHTEQQPDQSQEAQIAFPQNEEDRETPRNSPGGMETLFKQEYGMEQEDATFVPAPRHLSPQSIQQARDAGFNADRLRRLGVINPEAFCEICCKEYCNKYFLRTHKMKRHGIVVQENEKSPSNPGSAATWHQVQTSPLNLIVAESACSTESNERAGEDYECKTCDIRFQTIGLYQAHCRKMHESEEQQSPKQENDLEQQDQRNDSISEDLQKLQTMLLQLNGLKSGKGMCCAVCGKECDCRAALHVHMVTEHGTIGEDPGSSPQDKSPMTTVSSFCSLCGKDYLNQDALRRHIAEDHQPAISTSVPHTPTTTATVTNTTPTSQTPTEKKVMSMTPTSSYCEICNKELCNKYFMKTHMQRMHGIEIENGAQIGGVICNICNKELCSKYFLRVHKHNTHGIVDENTPSSTKQEAQEPPNADDALKPEQLGDLSHRYFTHFTEVCPICNRRFRSIKWLKAHLMGDHGKMGIDKWREMEQQYQATKSGNRVSNASKNAQNSNLKIPNGFDIPQQIKSAEYAGLGNQVLSNLLGSSSEDQQLKSYRCSYCNFTTTVLPFLFLHERSHVNAQESTEVEKSLQCPICSQGFHQPEMLHQHLLTAHQFPALLSHFQPPVLGNLGLDMEKLVEVKEKFEQETKDERARNSPQVTAIQTIPESIRNQRQEDTAVQVTPQGVYKCAQCGYATTNLNRIKKHVRKDHKAIGDPTDSVLAELSRTLKDVANRHKMPACYAMPQDMNSNPDKTIMQPFLIEEQEITQSGDESGSEKRFAPALVYLPVKSRISNALTASFTLSPA; encoded by the coding sequence ATGTCCTCAACGATGGCGCATGAAACGACGATATCGGACTTGACGGAATTGGACAGCGACGGGTCGAGTTGCGGGGAGCGCGGCGACGCCAGGAAACGTCTCCGCGTCGACGTCGACTCGACGGGGCCGAAGAAGAGGCGGAAACAAACGACGCCCGTAAGATTCTCCTCGACGCAGACGGCCGGCCTGCACGAGGAGTCGAACGAGGAcgaagaggaggacgaggacaGCGAAGGTAAGCTGTCGACGCAGTCACCCATACCGAGCCGGTCGTCGACGCGCGGCGACGAGAACCTGAATAACGAGTTCCGTTGCCAGTATTGTAGTCAGTTTTTGGACAGCAAGGCTGCGTTGCACGCGCACATTGACAACGAGCACGGTGCCGCGGTTCGGCTAGCCGGTCCCAATCGAACCGGCTCGCCGAGCAACGTGGTCAAGGCGGAACCGCCGCAGCAACCGGACCAATCCGAGAACCCCGTGAACCTGCTCAGCGTAAAGAGCTTTGCGACCAATTGGCTAGGCGCGACAGGGCAACACGTGCAGTCGCAGATGCAGGCGCAGAACGAGGAGCTATGGCCGAGTCCCGTGAACCAGCTCTCCGCGTTACCGAATCACTTGCAAGCCCTTCAAGCGGGGTTCCCCGGCGCGTTGACACAGTATCTACCTTTGCCCGCGTTCCCGCTAACCGATTCCAGCCACATCGTCCGCCCGCCGATGGGCCAAGCGCCGATGAGGATCTTCAATCCGGACGCGTACTGCGACCTGTGCAATAAAGAGTTCTGCAACAAGTATTTCCTCAAGACGCACAAGGCCAACAAGCACGGGATCTACGTCGACTCGCCCGGACCCAGCACGGCGGACAACAACCTCGCTGGAAGCCTCTATCCAGCAAGCTTTCCGAACAGCATGGTCAAGCTGGAGCCGCCCGTGACACCGCCCACGCCCAGCGTGGCCTGCGATCTCTGCCAGAAACGTTTCAAGAACGAGGACTCGGTGCGCAAGCACAAGCAGAAGATGCACACCGAGCAGCAACCGGACCAGTCGCAAGAGGCGCAGATCGCGTTCCCGCAGAACGAAGAAGACAGAGAGACCCCGAGGAACAGTCCTGGCGGCATGGAGACCCTTTTCAAACAGGAGTACGGAATGGAGCAGGAAGACGCGACGTTCGTGCCGGCGCCCAGACACCTATCGCCTCAATCGATTCAGCAGGCAAGGGACGCCGGATTTAACGCCGATCGGCTGCGTCGTTTAGGGGTCATAAATCCGGAAGCGTTTTGCGAGATATGCTGTAAAGAGTACTGCAATAAGTATTTCCTGCGCACGCATAAAATGAAGAGGCACGGCATCGTCGTTCAGGAGAACGAGAAGTCACCGAGCAACCCGGGGTCCGCGGCTACCTGGCATCAAGTACAGACCAGCCCTTTGAACCTGATCGTGGCGGAGAGCGCGTGCAGCACGGAGTCGAATGAACGGGCGGGGGAGGATTACGAGTGCAAGACCTGCGACATACGGTTTCAGACGATCGGTTTGTATCAGGCTCACTGTCGGAAGATGCACGAGAGCGAGGAGCAGCAGTCGCCGAAACAGGAAAACGACCTGGAGCAGCAGGACCAGCGCAACGACTCCATCTCCGAAGACCTCCAGAAGTTGCAGACGATGCTGCTGCAGCTGAACGGACTGAAGTCCGGCAAGGGCATGTGCTGCGCCGTCTGCGGCAAAGAGTGCGACTGCAGAGCAGCCTTGCACGTTCACATGGTGACGGAGCACGGCACCATCGGCGAGGACCCCGGGTCCTCGCCGCAGGATAAATCACCCATGACGACAGTTTCCTCCTTCTGCAGCTTGTGCGGGAAAGACTATCTCAACCAAGACGCTCTCCGAAGACACATCGCCGAGGACCATCAACCGGCAATCTCGACTTCCGTTCCCCACACACCCACCACCACAGCCACGGTCACCAATACGACACCGACCAGCCAGACGCCGACCGAGAAGAAGGTGATGTCGATGACGCCGACGTCGAGCTACTGCGAGATCTGCAACAAGGAGCTGTGCAACAAGTACTTCATGAAGACGCACATGCAAAGGATGCACGGTATCGAGATCGAGAACGGGGCCCAGATCGGCGGAGTGATCTGCAACATCTGCAACAAGGAGCTGTGCAGCAAGTACTTCTTGCGTGTCCACAAGCACAACACGCACGGGATCGTGGACGAGAACACGCCCAGCTCGACGAAGCAGGAGGCTCAAGAGCCGCCTAATGCGGACGACGCGTTGAAGCCGGAGCAGCTCGGCGATCTCAGTCACAGATACTTCACGCACTTCACCGAGGTCTGTCCAATTTGCAACAGAAGGTTTCGCAGCATAAAATGGCTGAAGGCTCACTTGATGGGCGACCACGGGAAGATGGGCATCGACAAGTGGCGCGAGATGGAACAGCAATATCAAGCTACGAAATCCGGGAACCGTGTATCAAACGCCTCGAAGAACGCGCAGAACTCGAATTTGAAGATACCAAATGGATTCGATATTCCGCAGCAGATCAAGTCGGCGGAGTACGCCGGCCTGGGCAATCAAGTGCTGTCGAATTTGCTGGGATCATCCTCGGAGGACCAGCAGCTGAAAAGCTACCGTTGCTCTTATTGCAATTTCACGACGACCGTGTTGCCGTTCCTTTTCCTGCACGAGCGGTCCCACGTGAACGCTCAGGAGAGCACGGAGGTCGAGAAATCGTTGCAGTGTCCGATCTGCTCGCAGGGCTTTCATCAGCCCGAGATGCTGCATCAACACCTGCTCACGGCGCATCAGTTCCCCGCGCTCCTGTCTCACTTTCAACCGCCTGTTCTCGGCAACTTGGGCCTGGACATGGAGAAGCTGGTCGAAGTCAAGGAGAAGTTCGAGCAGGAAACGAAAGACGAGCGCGCGAGGAACAGTCCGCAAGTCACTGCCATTCAAACGATCCCGGAATCGATCAGGAACCAACGACAAGAGGACACGGCGGTCCAGGTGACACCTCAAGGTGTGTACAAGTGCGCGCAGTGCGGCTACGCGACGACCAATCTGAACAGGATCAAGAAGCATGTCAGGAAAGATCACAAGGCGATAGGCGATCCCACGGACAGCGTGCTGGCCGAGCTGAGCAGGACGCTGAAGGACGTCGCGAACAGACACAAGATGCCGGCCTGCTACGCGATGCCCCAGGACATGAACTCGAACCCGGACAAAACGATCATGCAGCCGTTTTTAATCGAGGAACAGGAGATTACGCAATCCGGCGACGAGTCCGGCTCCGAGAAACGATTCGCGCCGGCCTTGGTCTATTTGCCGGTGAAATCGCGGATCAGCAACGCGCTGACCGCCTCCTTCACCCTGAGCCCCGCTTGA